In Helianthus annuus cultivar XRQ/B chromosome 9, HanXRQr2.0-SUNRISE, whole genome shotgun sequence, the following are encoded in one genomic region:
- the LOC110875786 gene encoding uncharacterized protein LOC110875786, protein MSQHGLSIYSKVAEVVHNGIWIWPDAWRDLFPVLFQLNHFNLVPNKQDVTLWRTDEGKIMPFSSKLGWEATRSRGQEVAWSKIVWSGCNIPRHSFHCWLIFRRKLWTQDRIQKWNYITSGSMNMMCCLLCQRELESHEHLFFQCSYSSSILDAIKEKSSMKMVPNKWVDIVGWLLPKATSSSLNSVIAKLLIKAAAYFVWQERNYRFFNNQLRPPEVITSIIIDTVRLKLFSFKYKDKPHVRKILEDWKMSSIEIFEET, encoded by the coding sequence ATGTCTCAACATGGGTTATCAATCTATTCAAAAGTCGCTGAGGTTGTTCATAATGGCATTTGGATTTGGCCTGATGCTTGGCGGGATCTTTTTCCGGTTTTATTCCAATTGAACCACTTTAATCTCGTCCCCAATAAGCAAGATGTTACACTCTGGCGAACTGATGAAGGTAAAATCATGCCGTTCTCTTCAAAGCTGGGATGGGAAGCTACTCGTTCTCGAGGTCAAGAAGTGGCATGGTCAAAGATTGTGTGGTCGGGTTGTAATATTCCGAGACATTCGTTTCATTGCTGGTTGATCTTTAGAAGGAAATTATGGACACAAGATCGAATTCAAAAATGGAATTACATCACTAGTGGATCTATGAACATGATGTGTTGTTTATTGTGTCAACGAGAGTTGGAATCACATGAGCATTTGTTTTTTCAATGTTCATATTCGTCTTCAATTTTGGATGCTATCAAGGAGAAGTCTAGTATGAAGATGGTGCCTAACAAGTGGGTCGACATAGTTGGATGGCTGCTGCCGAAAGCGACCTCTAGTTCCTTAAACTCGGTTATCGCTAAACTCCTCATCAAGGCGGCTGCGTATTTCGTATGGCAAGAAAGAAATTACAGGTTCTTCAACAATCAATTAAGGCCACCTGAAGTGATAACAAGTATTATTATTGACACTGTGAGGCTGAAGTTATTCTCATTCAAGTATAAGGATAAGCCGCATGTGAGGAAAATCTTGGAAGATTGGAAGATGAGTTCAATAGAGATCTTTGAAGAGACCTGA